Proteins encoded together in one Pirellulales bacterium window:
- a CDS encoding sigma-70 family RNA polymerase sigma factor, with protein MNKALQTDRKSQKPVAAPSVLAQWSDEDLLDRYCSQGDPQVFGTLVHRYERELYSYLRRYLGDAAMAEDAFQGTFLQVHLKCGQFEAGRKFRPWLYTIATNQAIDAQRRNKRHRMVSLDRRQKGESEEDLGSLSELLVSREAGPVKEADAEERRRWIRDSVGGLPEALKGAITLVYYQGLKYREAAEVLKVPVGTVKSRLHTAITKLNEAWNSAQSSGDR; from the coding sequence ATGAACAAAGCATTGCAGACCGACCGAAAGTCACAAAAGCCCGTGGCGGCGCCGTCGGTTCTCGCGCAATGGAGCGACGAGGACCTGTTGGACCGCTATTGCAGCCAGGGAGATCCCCAGGTATTTGGGACCCTGGTCCACCGGTACGAGCGCGAGCTATACAGCTACCTGCGCCGCTACCTGGGGGACGCGGCGATGGCAGAGGACGCTTTTCAGGGGACATTTTTGCAAGTCCATCTGAAATGCGGCCAATTCGAGGCCGGGCGAAAATTTCGCCCCTGGCTGTACACAATTGCCACGAACCAAGCCATCGACGCGCAACGTAGAAACAAAAGACATCGGATGGTCAGCTTGGACCGCCGCCAGAAGGGTGAGTCCGAGGAAGACCTGGGTTCGCTGTCCGAGTTGCTGGTCAGCCGTGAGGCGGGGCCGGTGAAGGAAGCCGACGCCGAAGAGCGTCGGCGTTGGATTCGTGATTCGGTCGGGGGGCTTCCGGAAGCCTTAAAAGGCGCAATAACGCTGGTTTACTATCAGGGCCTAAAGTATCGTGAAGCAGCCGAAGTCTTGAAGGTGCCCGTCGGCACGGTAAAGAGTCGGCTGCACACCGCGATAACCAAGTTGAACGAAGCTTGGAATAGCGCCCAATCGAGCGGAGATCGCTGA
- a CDS encoding DUF6786 family protein, translating to MRSRSSNSLFVAILLAALLTPSVAPQAKAQKAAAMPQTYAEAKDFLTRHTRVIELKGEGDALIAVCPDFQGRIMTSTCAGPQGASQGWVNYDFITAGKHSPAFNNYGGEDRFWLGPEGGQFGLFFQLAMKQVVQNWYTPAELNTGAFRVESQDAGSCRLTRHVRVTNASAASFDLDVVRELRTLPIKRFGELFGDTAASQARNHDAHYVGFESVNSATNFGPTAWEMESGLVSLWSLGQFPAGEQTVIVVPYKPGSEQELGPVVQSDYFGSVPSDRLQVAPAVVLFRADGQFRAKLGVSAKRVRPFAGSVDLRTGVLTLVHFSLPKDPAADYYVNNTWEILQKKAYAGDVFNTYNDGPSEPGAKALGSFYELETLSPTRPLPKGGKLSHDHRTFHIQATPALLTKLVKETLGVEIEDLRKFLGK from the coding sequence ATGCGATCCCGTTCAAGCAACTCCCTTTTCGTGGCGATTTTGCTGGCGGCGTTGCTTACGCCATCGGTCGCGCCGCAAGCGAAAGCACAGAAGGCCGCAGCCATGCCCCAGACCTATGCCGAGGCCAAGGACTTTCTCACGCGTCATACTCGCGTCATCGAGCTCAAGGGAGAAGGAGACGCCCTGATTGCCGTCTGCCCCGATTTTCAAGGGCGGATCATGACGTCGACCTGTGCCGGACCGCAGGGCGCGAGCCAGGGCTGGGTCAATTACGACTTCATCACGGCCGGCAAGCATAGTCCTGCGTTCAACAACTACGGCGGCGAGGATCGCTTCTGGCTCGGGCCCGAGGGGGGGCAATTCGGCCTCTTCTTTCAACTGGCAATGAAACAGGTCGTGCAAAACTGGTACACGCCCGCGGAACTTAACACGGGCGCCTTCCGTGTCGAGTCGCAGGACGCCGGCAGTTGTCGCCTGACGCGTCATGTACGCGTAACGAATGCTTCGGCCGCCTCGTTCGATCTGGATGTCGTGCGCGAGCTGCGTACGTTGCCGATCAAACGTTTTGGCGAACTCTTCGGTGACACGGCCGCCAGCCAGGCGCGCAACCACGATGCGCATTACGTCGGCTTCGAAAGCGTCAACTCCGCTACCAACTTCGGACCCACGGCCTGGGAGATGGAATCGGGGTTGGTATCGCTCTGGTCGCTCGGGCAATTTCCCGCTGGCGAACAGACCGTAATCGTCGTGCCCTACAAACCGGGCAGCGAGCAGGAACTTGGGCCGGTCGTGCAGTCGGATTACTTCGGCTCTGTTCCGTCGGACCGATTACAGGTCGCGCCTGCCGTGGTGTTGTTTCGCGCCGATGGACAATTTCGGGCCAAGCTTGGCGTCTCGGCCAAACGGGTTCGACCCTTTGCCGGATCGGTCGACTTGCGCACAGGCGTGCTGACACTTGTTCACTTCAGCCTGCCCAAAGACCCGGCGGCCGATTATTACGTGAACAACACGTGGGAGATATTGCAGAAGAAGGCCTACGCCGGCGACGTCTTCAACACCTACAACGACGGACCGTCCGAGCCAGGGGCAAAGGCCCTGGGCAGCTTTTACGAACTGGAAACGCTGTCGCCGACGAGGCCCTTGCCCAAGGGAGGAAAGCTCTCGCATGACCATCGCACATTCCACATCCAGGCCACGCCGGCGTTGCTGACGAAGTTGGTCAAAGAGACGCTCGGCGTCGAGATTGAAGACCTCCGCAAGTTCCTCGGCAAGTAG
- a CDS encoding class I SAM-dependent methyltransferase — protein sequence MLSRVLEPEVMESPAEAIDYDRMDHAAVNQVFVDDLLASAPEILSAEERSLDVLDIGTGTAQIPIALCRRTTALRVMAIDLAVAMLHVGRGNVEVAGLMDCIRLDRIDAKQLPYEEGRFAIVISNSIVHHIPDPRDVLREAVRVLTPGGLIFVRDLLRPADDREVEHLVAAYAAGANDHQRQLFDQSLRAALSLDEVRDLAVAASLPPGTVAQTSDRHWTLAWRKTAAQ from the coding sequence ATGCTTTCACGCGTGCTGGAACCCGAGGTGATGGAGTCGCCGGCCGAGGCGATCGATTACGATCGCATGGATCATGCGGCGGTGAACCAGGTGTTTGTCGACGATCTCTTGGCTTCGGCCCCCGAAATTCTCTCGGCTGAAGAGCGCAGTCTGGATGTGCTCGACATCGGCACCGGCACGGCGCAAATCCCCATCGCGCTATGTCGTCGCACAACAGCCTTGCGTGTCATGGCCATCGACTTGGCCGTGGCCATGCTGCACGTCGGTCGGGGGAACGTCGAGGTGGCGGGCCTGATGGATTGCATTCGGCTCGACCGCATCGATGCCAAGCAGTTGCCCTATGAAGAGGGGCGCTTCGCGATCGTGATATCAAACAGTATCGTGCACCACATTCCCGATCCGCGCGACGTGCTGCGCGAAGCAGTGCGCGTGTTGACTCCCGGCGGGCTGATCTTCGTGCGCGATTTGTTGCGGCCCGCCGACGATCGCGAGGTCGAGCACCTGGTGGCGGCCTACGCTGCCGGAGCAAACGACCACCAGCGGCAATTATTCGATCAATCTCTGCGGGCCGCCCTGAGCCTGGACGAAGTGCGCGATTTGGCCGTGGCCGCGAGTCTGCCGCCTGGAACCGTCGCCCAGACCAGTGATCGGCACTGGACGCTGGCGTGGCGCAAAACCGCTGCGCAATAA
- a CDS encoding DUF3891 family protein yields the protein MLRRLERNDSFESWVLVPQIEHAWLSGGLAETWAAPTLAKIEPHDELIEAIGLHDDGWAEWDSAPDVDPVSGRPLSFVEMPLEAATTIWRRSIDLAAEQGPLAAHVVSAHFNALLQQAAPRWSVDPRQFQLSREFLNEQSEQREIWFMQWQRENPSVRTRRMVDQALAYLQFFDRLSLWLCAAPRSEPELFATPDGTEVVFEPRDSTHFTVRPWPLTVDRLTWTMTTRRVPVRHYASRAALAATPGEPNELRFKLTAAP from the coding sequence ATGCTGCGACGTCTGGAAAGAAACGACTCGTTCGAGTCCTGGGTACTCGTGCCGCAGATCGAGCACGCATGGCTTTCTGGTGGACTGGCCGAAACGTGGGCGGCGCCGACATTGGCCAAGATCGAGCCGCATGACGAGCTGATCGAGGCCATCGGCCTGCACGACGATGGCTGGGCCGAATGGGACTCGGCCCCGGACGTCGATCCGGTCTCGGGCCGGCCGCTGAGCTTTGTCGAGATGCCGCTCGAAGCGGCCACCACGATCTGGCGCCGCTCGATCGATTTGGCGGCCGAGCAGGGACCCTTGGCAGCTCATGTGGTGAGTGCCCATTTCAATGCGCTCTTGCAGCAGGCCGCGCCGCGATGGAGCGTCGATCCGCGGCAGTTTCAGCTCAGCCGCGAGTTCCTCAACGAGCAGTCGGAACAGCGCGAAATCTGGTTCATGCAGTGGCAGCGCGAGAACCCCTCAGTACGCACGCGCAGGATGGTCGATCAGGCCCTGGCGTATTTGCAGTTCTTCGATCGTTTGAGTCTGTGGCTCTGCGCCGCGCCGCGCAGCGAACCAGAATTGTTTGCGACGCCCGACGGAACGGAAGTTGTCTTCGAGCCAAGAGATTCGACGCACTTCACGGTCCGGCCCTGGCCGCTGACGGTCGACCGCTTGACCTGGACTATGACGACCCGCCGGGTGCCGGTACGTCACTACGCCAGTCGCGCGGCCTTGGCCGCCACACCAGGAGAACCGAACGAGCTGCGATTCAAATTGACCGCCGCGCCGTAG
- a CDS encoding sigma-70 family RNA polymerase sigma factor, with product MHSDYLSPAIRELRDQQVRFAPRERKLAQVDRAEKLLPELDPKRTYTYEYLCYRVTDFRPESYPDVRLSGRHAKHDLRLFIEDVSDAADVPVEAAAEPVLTVSELSKRFQVSTKTISRWRRQGLVSRRFLFHGRKRVGFLKSSVDRFVAGNEERVRRGSNFSQLTAEERAAIIVKARRLAQAGGCPAEVTRRLAESMGRSVETIRYTLKQFDQEHPDAAVFPESTGPLDDGAKKKIYQQYRRGVSVEALATSHCRTKTSIYRVINEMRAARIMELPLDYIDSPMFAKANAERIVLGPAPDGPPAPKKPRLPSGLPTYLASLYEVPLLTREQEVHLFRKLNYLKYRASKLRATLDPQQARSTVMDQIERSYEDAVATKNQIVRANLRLVVSIAKRHVGSGDNFFELVSDGNMSLIRAAEKFDFGRGNKFSTYASWAIMKNFARTIPDELRHRDRYRTSTSEMFSATEDGRSDQFAQESAQNLRENQIGKILERLDEREQKIIISRFGLSRGHEPLTLKEVGAEMGVTKERIRQIEARALDKLRRAAEEEKIEVPGL from the coding sequence ATGCACAGCGATTATCTCAGCCCTGCCATCCGTGAACTTCGTGATCAACAGGTCCGTTTCGCCCCGCGCGAGCGTAAGCTGGCGCAGGTCGACCGTGCGGAGAAGCTCTTGCCAGAGCTCGATCCTAAGCGGACCTATACTTACGAATACCTGTGCTACCGTGTGACCGATTTCCGCCCGGAGTCGTATCCGGACGTGCGCCTCTCGGGTCGGCATGCCAAGCACGATTTGCGTCTGTTCATCGAGGACGTTTCGGACGCGGCCGACGTGCCGGTCGAAGCGGCCGCCGAGCCGGTGTTGACCGTCAGCGAGTTGAGCAAACGCTTCCAGGTCTCGACGAAGACAATTTCCCGCTGGCGCCGCCAGGGGCTGGTTAGCCGCCGCTTCTTGTTCCACGGGCGCAAGCGAGTCGGGTTCTTGAAGAGCTCGGTCGATCGTTTCGTGGCCGGGAATGAAGAGCGCGTCCGCCGTGGTAGCAACTTCAGCCAGCTGACGGCCGAGGAGCGCGCCGCGATCATCGTCAAGGCACGCCGTTTGGCTCAAGCCGGTGGCTGCCCCGCCGAGGTGACTCGTCGCCTGGCCGAGAGCATGGGTCGTAGCGTGGAGACGATTCGCTACACGCTCAAGCAATTCGACCAAGAGCACCCCGATGCGGCGGTGTTTCCCGAGTCGACCGGCCCGTTGGACGACGGGGCCAAGAAGAAGATCTATCAACAGTACCGCCGCGGCGTGTCGGTCGAGGCTTTGGCCACGTCCCACTGCCGTACCAAGACCAGCATCTATCGTGTCATCAATGAGATGCGGGCCGCGCGGATCATGGAATTGCCGTTGGACTACATCGATAGCCCGATGTTTGCCAAGGCCAATGCCGAGCGGATCGTCCTGGGGCCCGCCCCGGATGGTCCTCCCGCGCCCAAGAAGCCGCGGTTGCCCAGCGGGCTGCCAACCTATTTGGCCAGTCTGTACGAAGTGCCGCTGCTGACACGCGAGCAAGAGGTCCACTTGTTCCGCAAGTTGAATTATCTGAAGTACCGGGCCTCGAAGCTGCGGGCCACGCTGGATCCGCAGCAAGCACGCAGCACGGTCATGGATCAGATCGAGCGGAGCTATGAAGACGCGGTGGCCACGAAGAACCAGATCGTGCGCGCCAATTTGCGTTTGGTGGTCTCGATCGCCAAGCGGCACGTAGGCTCGGGCGATAACTTCTTCGAGCTGGTGAGCGACGGCAACATGTCGCTGATCCGGGCTGCCGAGAAGTTCGATTTCGGACGGGGAAACAAGTTCAGCACGTACGCCAGCTGGGCGATCATGAAGAACTTTGCCCGAACGATTCCGGACGAGTTGCGTCACCGGGACCGCTATCGGACCAGTACCAGCGAGATGTTTTCGGCGACCGAGGACGGGCGAAGCGACCAATTCGCCCAAGAAAGTGCCCAGAATCTGCGAGAAAACCAGATTGGCAAGATTTTGGAGCGACTTGACGAACGCGAGCAAAAGATTATCATTAGCCGGTTCGGGCTTTCGCGCGGCCATGAACCCCTGACCTTGAAAGAGGTTGGGGCTGAGATGGGCGTGACCAAGGAGCGGATTCGTCAGATCGAAGCCCGCGCCTTGGACAAGCTGCGTCGCGCTGCGGAAGAGGAAAAGATCGAGGTTCCTGGGCTGTAA
- the tuf gene encoding elongation factor Tu, which yields MAKQTFERKKPHVNVGTIGHIDHGKTTLTGAILSVQAAKGMASFKSYSDIAKGGTVRDETKTVTIAVSHVEYETDKRHYAHIDCPGHADFIKNMITGAAQMDGAILVVSAADGPMPQTREHILLARQVGVPALVVFLNKCDLVDDPELLELVEMEMRELLTHYGFPGDEIPIIRGAARPAYENPKDPAANKCIGELLDAVDSYIPEPVREVDKPFLMAVEDVFSIEGRGTVATGKIERGVVHVGDEIEVVGLTKEGRKTTVTGVEMFNKTLDQGQAGDNVGCLLRGIKRDDIERGQVLAKPGSITPHFKFEAEVYVLSKEEGGRHTPFFSGYRPQFYFRTTDVTGNANLAGDAEMCMPGDNARLSIELISPIAMDDGVRFAIREGGKTVGSGVVTKILE from the coding sequence ATGGCGAAGCAGACCTTTGAACGTAAGAAGCCGCACGTCAACGTTGGTACGATTGGGCACATCGACCACGGGAAAACCACCCTCACCGGTGCCATCCTGTCGGTGCAGGCCGCCAAGGGCATGGCCAGCTTCAAGTCGTATTCCGATATCGCCAAGGGCGGTACGGTTCGCGACGAGACCAAGACGGTGACTATCGCCGTCAGCCACGTCGAATACGAGACCGACAAGCGGCACTACGCCCATATCGACTGTCCGGGTCACGCGGACTTCATCAAAAACATGATCACCGGCGCCGCCCAGATGGACGGGGCGATCCTGGTCGTGTCGGCCGCTGACGGTCCGATGCCCCAGACTCGCGAGCACATCTTGTTGGCACGTCAGGTCGGTGTGCCGGCGTTGGTCGTGTTCCTCAACAAGTGCGACCTGGTCGACGACCCCGAGTTGCTCGAGTTGGTCGAAATGGAAATGCGTGAGCTGTTGACGCATTATGGCTTCCCCGGCGACGAGATCCCGATCATTCGTGGTGCGGCTCGTCCGGCCTACGAGAATCCGAAGGATCCGGCCGCCAACAAGTGCATCGGCGAATTGCTGGACGCGGTCGATTCCTACATTCCCGAGCCGGTGCGCGAGGTCGACAAGCCCTTCCTGATGGCTGTCGAAGACGTCTTCTCGATCGAAGGCCGTGGTACGGTCGCGACCGGCAAGATCGAGCGCGGCGTGGTTCACGTGGGTGACGAAATCGAAGTGGTCGGCCTCACCAAGGAAGGCCGCAAGACGACCGTCACGGGCGTGGAAATGTTCAACAAGACCCTGGATCAGGGCCAGGCGGGCGACAACGTCGGTTGCTTGCTGCGTGGTATCAAGCGTGACGACATTGAGCGTGGCCAGGTATTGGCCAAGCCGGGCTCGATTACGCCGCACTTCAAGTTCGAGGCCGAGGTGTACGTCTTGTCGAAGGAAGAGGGTGGCCGCCATACGCCGTTCTTCAGCGGCTACCGTCCGCAGTTCTACTTCCGTACGACCGACGTGACGGGAAATGCCAACTTGGCTGGTGACGCAGAGATGTGCATGCCTGGCGATAACGCCCGTCTGAGCATCGAGCTGATCAGCCCGATCGCGATGGACGACGGAGTTCGCTTCGCCATTCGCGAAGGGGGTAAGACCGTCGGTTCGGGCGTGGTAACCAAGATTCTTGAGTAG
- the secE gene encoding preprotein translocase subunit SecE, which translates to MWRDLFSLGFYKRSQGRIARQVTAIVLALVVALAALSLWDYLGGKVLPFTNLILVEAPAGQQATPEQLELISSRKAIFDSVNGYAHYVIPMIVLFGGFWLAFRAVNIPRFADFLIAVEAEMNKVSWPSRTEMFRSTIVVIVTIFGLAFVLFGYDLIWRTLLDLIGVLPSSL; encoded by the coding sequence ATGTGGCGTGATCTGTTCAGTCTGGGCTTCTACAAGCGGAGCCAAGGCCGGATCGCGCGACAAGTCACGGCTATCGTGTTGGCGCTGGTGGTGGCGTTGGCCGCGTTGTCGTTGTGGGACTACCTGGGCGGCAAGGTACTGCCGTTTACGAACTTGATTTTGGTCGAAGCTCCCGCCGGTCAGCAGGCCACGCCGGAGCAGTTGGAATTGATTAGCAGTCGCAAGGCGATTTTCGATTCGGTCAACGGATATGCACACTATGTGATTCCGATGATCGTGTTGTTTGGTGGTTTTTGGCTGGCCTTTCGGGCCGTCAACATCCCGCGGTTTGCCGACTTTTTGATCGCTGTCGAAGCGGAGATGAACAAGGTTTCGTGGCCGTCACGAACCGAGATGTTCCGCAGTACGATCGTCGTGATTGTGACGATTTTTGGCCTGGCGTTCGTGCTGTTTGGCTACGACTTGATTTGGCGGACGTTGCTCGATTTGATCGGTGTACTCCCCAGTAGTTTGTAA
- the nusG gene encoding transcription termination/antitermination protein NusG, translated as MGCREVAPASGRADHTGLVVVDEMNLPVDEPMAAGGDTPADLTADSSQPPVLPEAPAVPQRAELKASHEPTAPDSMSDASGDDDRPAAAPIEETPPEPTGDRHWYILKVQSNREDSIRDALERRIKIAGLQGFFGEIIVPTETVTEFKAGKKRVVKRKLYPGYIVVNMEITEDSWFLVRETPGIGDFTGSGGKPSPMLASEVGRIVAKSEEKTDEAPKLKISCKHGDRVKINEGTFENFEGDVDTIDEQNGRVTVMINIFGRSTPVELEYWQIEAL; from the coding sequence GTGGGTTGCCGAGAAGTGGCGCCGGCCTCGGGCCGAGCCGATCACACAGGTTTGGTGGTGGTGGACGAAATGAACTTACCAGTCGATGAGCCGATGGCAGCAGGGGGCGATACGCCGGCCGACTTGACGGCCGATAGTTCGCAGCCGCCCGTGCTGCCCGAGGCCCCGGCCGTACCGCAAAGGGCCGAACTCAAGGCCAGTCACGAGCCGACGGCGCCGGATTCAATGTCCGACGCGTCCGGTGATGACGACCGGCCCGCGGCGGCTCCGATCGAAGAGACTCCGCCCGAGCCGACTGGGGATCGTCACTGGTACATCCTGAAGGTGCAAAGCAACCGCGAAGATTCGATTCGCGACGCGCTCGAGCGACGGATCAAGATCGCCGGACTGCAAGGCTTCTTCGGCGAGATTATCGTCCCCACCGAAACAGTCACCGAATTCAAGGCGGGCAAGAAACGCGTCGTCAAGCGCAAGCTGTATCCCGGCTACATCGTCGTCAACATGGAGATCACCGAAGACTCCTGGTTCCTGGTGCGCGAGACGCCAGGTATTGGCGATTTCACCGGTTCCGGCGGCAAGCCCAGTCCGATGCTGGCCAGCGAAGTCGGCCGCATCGTGGCTAAGTCGGAAGAGAAGACCGACGAGGCACCCAAGCTGAAGATTAGCTGCAAGCATGGGGACCGCGTAAAAATCAACGAAGGGACGTTTGAAAACTTCGAGGGAGACGTCGACACCATCGACGAGCAGAACGGCCGCGTGACGGTGATGATCAACATTTTTGGACGTTCCACTCCCGTCGAGTTGGAATACTGGCAGATCGAGGCATTGTAG
- the rplK gene encoding 50S ribosomal protein L11 produces MAKQLVAQVKFQVPGGQATPAPPVGTSLGRFGVNLGQFVMQFNERTRDAGGMPIPVVVTVYNDRSFEFIIKSPPAAALLKQAAQIAKGSGVPNKDKVGKVTAAQVAEIVKTKMADLNARDVEHAKRMVEGTARSMGITIEG; encoded by the coding sequence ATGGCGAAGCAGCTTGTGGCACAAGTCAAGTTTCAGGTTCCCGGTGGGCAAGCCACGCCTGCTCCCCCGGTCGGCACTTCGTTGGGCCGCTTCGGCGTGAACCTGGGGCAATTCGTGATGCAGTTCAACGAGCGCACACGCGACGCCGGCGGCATGCCGATCCCCGTCGTGGTGACGGTCTACAACGACCGCAGCTTCGAGTTCATCATCAAGAGTCCGCCGGCCGCCGCGCTATTGAAGCAGGCAGCTCAGATCGCCAAGGGGTCGGGCGTGCCAAACAAGGATAAAGTCGGCAAGGTAACTGCGGCACAAGTGGCCGAGATCGTCAAGACGAAGATGGCGGACCTTAACGCCCGCGATGTCGAACATGCCAAGCGGATGGTCGAGGGGACCGCGCGGAGTATGGGGATCACGATCGAGGGTTAG
- the rplA gene encoding 50S ribosomal protein L1: MPKETKRMKAALAKVPSQETVPLAEAVNVLKQFNTTKFDQSVEVAVRLGIDAKQADQLVRGSIVLPHGIGKSLRVVVFAKGDLAEQAKTAGAAEVGAEELAKKIKDGWTEFDVCIAAPDMMGLVGPLGRVLGPRGLMPSPRAGTVTQEIAKTVKEYKAGKVEFRNDAAGIVHAVAGKLSFDAKQLIENIQAFIDHIQALKPHGVKGHYVKGISISATMSPGIRIAA; the protein is encoded by the coding sequence ATGCCAAAAGAAACTAAAAGAATGAAGGCCGCTCTGGCCAAGGTGCCGAGCCAAGAAACGGTGCCGCTGGCCGAAGCGGTGAACGTGTTGAAGCAATTCAACACCACGAAGTTCGACCAGTCCGTCGAAGTCGCCGTGCGGTTGGGCATCGACGCCAAGCAGGCCGATCAGCTGGTGCGCGGATCGATCGTGCTGCCGCACGGCATCGGCAAATCGCTACGCGTCGTGGTGTTCGCCAAGGGTGATCTGGCCGAGCAAGCCAAGACGGCGGGCGCGGCCGAAGTCGGCGCCGAGGAGTTGGCCAAGAAGATCAAGGACGGTTGGACGGAGTTCGACGTGTGCATCGCCGCTCCCGACATGATGGGCCTGGTGGGCCCGTTGGGACGCGTGTTGGGCCCCCGCGGCCTGATGCCGTCGCCCCGTGCCGGCACCGTCACGCAAGAGATCGCCAAGACCGTCAAAGAGTACAAGGCTGGCAAGGTGGAGTTCCGCAACGACGCGGCGGGCATCGTGCATGCCGTGGCCGGCAAGCTGAGCTTCGACGCCAAGCAACTGATCGAAAATATTCAGGCCTTTATCGATCACATTCAGGCCCTCAAGCCGCACGGCGTGAAGGGGCATTACGTTAAGGGGATTTCGATCAGCGCGACGATGAGCCCCGGTATCCGCATCGCGGCTTAG
- the rplJ gene encoding 50S ribosomal protein L10, producing the protein MSKYVKNLLSDDLKQRWQGVESLLLVTVTGINANNTSALRKRLRDKNIHLTMVKNSMARRAAEGTPLAAAFTSTEGSLAAVWGGEDIVALAKDVIKVAEDKQFAPFAPRGGVMEGVALTPDQVFAVSKWPSRQEQLSILVGQILSPGANLVSQLTSVGGALASQIKQKSEGADEAGAADAEPAAEAAPAT; encoded by the coding sequence ATGAGCAAGTACGTCAAGAATCTGCTGTCGGACGACCTGAAGCAGCGTTGGCAAGGTGTCGAGAGCCTGCTGCTGGTGACGGTGACCGGCATCAACGCCAATAACACCAGCGCCCTTCGCAAGCGGCTGCGCGACAAAAACATTCACCTGACGATGGTGAAGAACAGCATGGCCCGCCGGGCTGCCGAGGGGACGCCGTTGGCGGCCGCCTTTACCAGCACCGAGGGCTCGCTGGCCGCGGTGTGGGGAGGTGAGGACATCGTCGCGCTCGCCAAGGATGTGATCAAGGTCGCCGAGGATAAGCAGTTCGCCCCGTTCGCCCCCCGTGGGGGCGTGATGGAAGGGGTGGCACTGACTCCGGACCAGGTCTTCGCGGTCAGCAAATGGCCCAGCCGGCAAGAGCAGCTCAGCATTTTGGTAGGCCAGATTCTTTCGCCGGGGGCGAACCTGGTCAGCCAGCTCACCAGCGTGGGCGGAGCCCTGGCCAGTCAGATCAAGCAGAAATCCGAGGGAGCCGACGAGGCTGGTGCAGCCGATGCCGAGCCCGCCGCTGAGGCGGCCCCCGCCACTTAG
- the rplL gene encoding 50S ribosomal protein L7/L12, which produces MTEATLEYSSTTKELGDKIVGLTLKQAKELSDYLENNYGIKPAAGGAVMMAAPADGGGAAAAVEKTEFDVVLEGFGEQKIGVIKVVRAATGLGLKEAKDLVEGVPSKVKEGISKEDAEKLKKELEDAGAKVAIK; this is translated from the coding sequence ATGACTGAAGCGACTCTGGAATACTCCTCCACGACCAAAGAGTTGGGGGACAAGATCGTCGGACTAACGCTCAAGCAAGCCAAGGAATTGAGCGATTACTTGGAAAACAACTATGGCATCAAGCCCGCAGCAGGCGGCGCCGTAATGATGGCAGCCCCGGCCGACGGCGGTGGCGCAGCGGCGGCGGTCGAGAAGACCGAGTTCGACGTGGTGCTGGAAGGCTTCGGCGAGCAGAAGATCGGCGTGATCAAGGTCGTGCGTGCCGCGACTGGTCTCGGTTTGAAAGAGGCCAAGGATCTTGTCGAAGGGGTTCCCAGCAAGGTCAAGGAAGGCATCTCGAAGGAAGACGCCGAGAAGCTGAAGAAGGAACTCGAAGACGCCGGCGCGAAGGTCGCGATCAAGTAA